The Streptomyces sp. NBC_00597 DNA segment GTGTACGCGAGCTGCCCTCCGGCCGGGGCCCGCGAGGAGCCGTCGACCCGGGTCACGGCGCCGGCGTAGTAGTGCATGAGCTGGGCGGCCATGGGGGCGTCGACCGTACTGGAGAAGGCGAACGGCTTGCCCATGTCCACCGTCTCCAGAAGGGCGATCTCCTCCAGGTCGCGCTCGATGAGCTCACCGACCCGGTTCAGCCGCAGCGCGCGCTCCTGGGCGGACAGTCTGCTCCAGGGACCCTCCTCGTACGCCCGGCGGGCGGCGGCCACGGCCGCGTCCGCGTCGGCGGCGGTGGCCTGGGCCACCGGTACGATCTCCTGACCGTCCACAGGGCTGATGTCCGGCTCGGTACGGCCGTCCTGGGCCGGAACCCAGGTGCCGCCGATGAACAGCTTCCCGGGGTTGGCCAAGGGCTGGTCGCTGAGCGCGCGCTTGGTCATGGCTGCCTTCCGGTGTCGGATTCGGGGGCGTTCTAGCCCTTGGCGAGCTGTGTCAGGAACGTCTCGGCAAGGGCCTTGGAGGAGTATGGGTTCTGGCCGGTGGTGAGCCTTCGGTCGACGACCACGTGCGAGTCCCAGATCTTCTCGGCCTTCTCGTAGCGCGCGCCGAGGCGGGTGAGCTCGGCCTCAAGGATCAGCGGGAGGCGGCCGGCCATGTTCGTGACCATCTCCTCGCTGTGCGAGAACGCCGTCATCCGGTAGCCCTCGAACGGCCAGCGGCCTTCGCCGTCGCGCAGCGCGAGCAGGGAGGTGTGGCCGTGGCAGACGGTGGCGAGCGGCTTGTCCTGGGCGATGGCCCAGCGCAGGACCTGCGCGAGTTCGTCGGAGTGGGGCAGGTCTCCGATCGCGCCGTGGCCGCCGCTGACGTAGATGCCGTCGTACTCGGCGATGTCCTTCTCGCCCAGGGACTCCAGGGCGATGGGGTGGGTGAGCTGGGGGGTGCTCTCGATGACTCTCACGTACTCGGCGGCGTTGGCCGCGTCCTCGTCCGGCGAGCCCTGGGGGCGGACCCACTGGAGGAACTTGGGGTCGATGCTGGTCTGGTCGACCGTGGGGGCCTGGCCCCCTATCGTCGCCACGTCCACGGTGTGGCCTGCGGCCTTGAAGAGGGTGTAGGGAACGACGAATTCCTCGGCCCAGAATCCCGAAGGATGCTGTTCCCCGTCCAACAGATGGAGCGTTGCCTTGGCCGTCATGACGACGAGAATCTTCATGACTGTTCTCCTTGTTCTGGAATCGCTGCCGATTCAACACGCCCCCTGCAGGGGGCGTAAGGGGGGAGCGTCAGGCGCGCGATACTTCGTGAGGTGCGTCCAACGCGGAGATGATGGTGCGGAATTCACCGACCAGTGGGTGGTCGGGATGGGCTTCGGCGAATATGCGCTCGCCGTACAGGGCCGCCATTTCCGGGACATAAGGAAGGATTCCGGCCAGGGGGGCGCCGTACACCTCCTCGGCACGGCGGCGGACCTGTTCGCCGTCGACGCCCTCGGGGGCCATGCTCATGACCAGAGCCCGCCGGCAGGCCAGCCGCCCGGCCAGGGCGATGGTCTCCTCGACCCCGGACAGGTCGATCCGGTCGGCCCGGGCCATGATCATCAGTACGTCGGCGCTCGCCATGGCGGTCACCGACTCGTTGTTCAGCCCGGCGTGCGTGTCGAGCAGCAGCACGTCGAGCCCGTAGTGCCCGGCCAGCCGGTCGAAGCCCTCCGGCAGCAGCCCCACGTCGTAGCCGCTCGTCATGAGCTCGCGCAGGGCCGCGGTCCCGGTCCGGGCCGGTACGACGTACAGCCCGGGCACGGCGACCTGCTGGGCCGTGGCTTCGATCTCGCAGCGTCCGAGCAGGTAGTCGGCCAGGGAGGGACCCGGGCCGAGCCGGAAGAGCAGGTCCAGGGTGGGCGACTGGATGTCCGTGTCGACCACCCCCACCCGGCGCCCCTGACCCGCGATGAGCAGGGCGAGGTTCGCCAGTACCGAGGACTTTCCGGTCCCGCCGCGGTGCGAGTGCACCACGATGGTCCGGGTCATCTAGGCCACCACCCGGTCACCGGTACCGTCCGCGTGCGGCCCCCGCGCCGCACGTGGCCGGTGCAGGGCCAGCATCGTGACGTCGTCGTGCTGTTCGGCGCTCCCGGTGTGCTCCCGTACCGCGGTGTCCATCCGGTCGACCACCTCCCTGCCGCTCACCGGGGGGCCGGCGAGCAGCTCCAGCATCCGCTCGTCACCGAGGAAGCTGCCGCTGGGGCAGCGGGCCTCCGGCACTCCGTCGGTGAACACGAACAGGGTGTCGCCGGGGTCCAGTTGTGCGTAGCCGAGCGTGTACACGCAGTCCGGCAGCACCCCGACGGCGGGACCGGTGACCTCCAGGGCGAGCGGGTCGCCGCCCTCGGCGCGCAGCAGCAGCGGCGCGTTGTGACCCCCGTTGATGTACACGAGGCTGCCGGTCAGCGGGTCGAGCACGCCGAAGAACAGGGTGGCGAAGTAGCCCTGCCTCAGGTGGTTGCGGGTCAGGTAGCCGTTGGTGGCGGTGACCGCGTTGAGCAGGGGTGTCGCGCCGACCACCGGGATCCGCCGGCTGCCTCCCGCCCGTCCCGCGGCCACCAGGTGTTGCAGTCCGCTGTTCTCCGCGGTGTGCCGCAGCAGTGAGCGGATCAGCGCCATGAACAGTGCGGCGCCGACCCCCTTGTCACAGACGTCGGCGACGACGAAGGCGAGGCGGCGGCCGCGGGAGATCTCGAAGACGTCGTAGAAGTCGCCCGCGACCTGCCGGGCGGGCCGGAACCGGACGTCGATCTCCCAGCCTTCGGGGACCGGCAGCGATTCGGGCAGGAAGCC contains these protein-coding regions:
- a CDS encoding type 1 glutamine amidotransferase domain-containing protein, yielding MKILVVMTAKATLHLLDGEQHPSGFWAEEFVVPYTLFKAAGHTVDVATIGGQAPTVDQTSIDPKFLQWVRPQGSPDEDAANAAEYVRVIESTPQLTHPIALESLGEKDIAEYDGIYVSGGHGAIGDLPHSDELAQVLRWAIAQDKPLATVCHGHTSLLALRDGEGRWPFEGYRMTAFSHSEEMVTNMAGRLPLILEAELTRLGARYEKAEKIWDSHVVVDRRLTTGQNPYSSKALAETFLTQLAKG
- a CDS encoding MinD/ParA family protein, which produces MTRTIVVHSHRGGTGKSSVLANLALLIAGQGRRVGVVDTDIQSPTLDLLFRLGPGPSLADYLLGRCEIEATAQQVAVPGLYVVPARTGTAALRELMTSGYDVGLLPEGFDRLAGHYGLDVLLLDTHAGLNNESVTAMASADVLMIMARADRIDLSGVEETIALAGRLACRRALVMSMAPEGVDGEQVRRRAEEVYGAPLAGILPYVPEMAALYGERIFAEAHPDHPLVGEFRTIISALDAPHEVSRA
- a CDS encoding PP2C family protein-serine/threonine phosphatase — encoded protein: MPSTTVIILDEYPPPPLELLDALRSMDAKLVARTLSELRNGPLDGLPVADVLLAPAEADGESVRLAVRRLRRWAGAPIVVVWTATEFAALEEHVRLGHDYLVPPFLPTLVRARLNTCSERAGLGRTLREADARAELMGYEKELEIGREIQAGFLPESLPVPEGWEIDVRFRPARQVAGDFYDVFEISRGRRLAFVVADVCDKGVGAALFMALIRSLLRHTAENSGLQHLVAAGRAGGSRRIPVVGATPLLNAVTATNGYLTRNHLRQGYFATLFFGVLDPLTGSLVYINGGHNAPLLLRAEGGDPLALEVTGPAVGVLPDCVYTLGYAQLDPGDTLFVFTDGVPEARCPSGSFLGDERMLELLAGPPVSGREVVDRMDTAVREHTGSAEQHDDVTMLALHRPRAARGPHADGTGDRVVA